A single genomic interval of Geotoga petraea harbors:
- a CDS encoding DUF2922 domain-containing protein, with translation MTKLAMKFYDNAERRTINISLNDPKPALDAATVEAAMTAMIGVVVPATAVIDEANYIETTETNITDLLV, from the coding sequence ATGACTAAATTAGCAATGAAATTTTATGACAACGCAGAAAGAAGAACAATCAACATATCTTTAAACGATCCAAAACCTGCTCTCGATGCAGCAACAGTTGAAGCAGCAATGACAGCTATGATCGGAGTGGTAGTCCCAGCAACAGCAGTAATCGACGAAGCAAACTACATCGAAACAACAGAAACAAACATCACAGATTTATTGGTTTAA